A genomic region of Streptomyces sp. NBC_00247 contains the following coding sequences:
- a CDS encoding tetratricopeptide repeat protein, translating to MDVMPQQDPDARTMPSAQPLPQDGPGRDAPPEAQLPPPDVPPPPSGLRTSLRRAAVGAVAAGVLVAGALVAVPEDDPAPAAAPGAADRARSAATAGAPASLSDLTALIGDRQSWVRSHPADAPAWAALGSAYVEWARRSADFGYYPRAEQALKRSLAAVPGDRGNSAAWVGLAELAVARHDFLAAKKWGEAVRDRGPGASVAWAVYPALIDAYHGLGDSEAAATATEKFAALRKGAPALGRTAELYRDRGWREDALAAAQEASERSGTPAQKAEALHRLGDLARERGESGEALGQYDAALSVDHGHHASLAGRARALTALGRTDEAMAEYQRVLQRLPRPEYALELADLYQSSDLDGDAASQYATFLRMAASAERNGVDETLPLARYESEHGEAEAAVGRLRAAWDEQRRNAEVADALGWALHRAGRTEEGLEYALKAADSGVRSASYAYHLGVMEAAVGDTGAARRHLAEALRTDPAFSPLDAPAARAALEELGEPAGGGPEDLRQPHGLDEAAHERREAPAAPAKPAPVAPPAPAAPAVPAPKASAGPAPAPSAAPAASAASAGSKNGDPAA from the coding sequence ATGGATGTCATGCCGCAGCAGGACCCGGATGCCCGCACGATGCCGTCCGCTCAGCCCCTCCCGCAGGACGGGCCCGGCCGGGACGCTCCGCCCGAGGCGCAGCTCCCGCCCCCCGACGTACCGCCTCCGCCCTCCGGCTTGCGTACCTCGCTGCGGCGGGCCGCGGTCGGGGCGGTGGCCGCCGGGGTGCTGGTGGCGGGTGCGCTGGTGGCCGTACCGGAGGACGACCCGGCCCCCGCCGCGGCGCCGGGAGCGGCGGACCGGGCCAGGTCGGCGGCGACCGCCGGGGCCCCGGCCTCGCTCTCCGACCTGACCGCGCTGATCGGCGACCGGCAGAGCTGGGTGCGGAGCCACCCGGCGGACGCCCCGGCCTGGGCGGCGCTCGGTTCGGCGTACGTGGAATGGGCCCGCCGGTCCGCGGACTTCGGGTACTACCCGCGCGCCGAACAGGCGCTGAAGCGCTCGCTGGCGGCCGTGCCGGGAGACCGCGGCAACAGTGCCGCCTGGGTGGGGCTGGCCGAACTCGCGGTCGCCCGGCACGACTTCCTGGCGGCGAAGAAGTGGGGCGAGGCGGTCCGGGACCGCGGCCCCGGGGCGTCGGTCGCCTGGGCGGTGTACCCGGCGCTGATCGACGCGTACCACGGGCTCGGCGACTCGGAGGCGGCAGCCACGGCCACCGAGAAGTTCGCCGCCCTGCGCAAGGGCGCGCCCGCGCTGGGCCGTACCGCCGAGCTGTACCGCGACCGGGGCTGGCGCGAGGACGCGCTCGCCGCCGCGCAGGAGGCGTCGGAACGCTCCGGCACCCCCGCGCAGAAGGCGGAGGCGCTGCACCGCCTCGGGGACCTGGCCCGCGAGCGCGGCGAGTCCGGGGAGGCGCTCGGGCAGTACGACGCGGCGCTCTCCGTCGACCACGGCCACCACGCCTCCCTCGCCGGCCGGGCGCGCGCACTGACCGCCCTGGGCCGGACCGACGAGGCGATGGCGGAGTACCAGCGGGTGCTCCAGCGCCTCCCGCGTCCCGAGTACGCCCTCGAACTCGCCGATTTGTACCAGTCGTCGGACCTCGACGGGGACGCCGCCAGCCAGTACGCGACGTTCCTGAGGATGGCCGCTTCGGCGGAGCGGAACGGGGTGGACGAGACGCTGCCGCTGGCCCGTTACGAGAGCGAGCACGGCGAGGCGGAGGCGGCCGTGGGGCGGCTGCGCGCCGCCTGGGACGAGCAGCGACGGAACGCGGAGGTCGCGGACGCGCTGGGCTGGGCCCTGCACCGGGCCGGCCGGACGGAGGAGGGGCTTGAGTACGCCCTGAAGGCGGCCGACAGCGGGGTGCGCAGCGCCTCGTACGCCTACCACCTGGGGGTGATGGAGGCGGCCGTGGGCGACACCGGGGCGGCCCGTCGGCATCTGGCGGAGGCCCTGCGCACCGATCCCGCGTTCTCGCCGCTGGACGCCCCGGCGGCCCGGGCGGCGCTGGAGGAGCTGGGCGAGCCGGCCGGGGGCGGACCGGAGGACCTGCGGCAGCCGCACGGCCTCGACGAGGCGGCCCACGAGCGGCGGGAGGCACCGGCCGCACCGGCGAAGCCCGCGCCCGTGGCACCTCCGGCTCCGGCCGCACCGGCCGTACCGGCACCGAAGGCCTCCGCCGGGCCCGCTCCCGCGCCCTCCGCGGCACCGGCGGCGTCCGCCGCGTCCGCCGGCTCGAAGAACGGTGACCCGGCCGCCTGA